Sequence from the Mauremys reevesii isolate NIE-2019 linkage group 5, ASM1616193v1, whole genome shotgun sequence genome:
TATCTCTACTTTTCTTTAAATTATCCAGAAAATCAATCTATACCAGTGGTGCAACAAACACAGTGTGATGTACAGTTATGTGATAAATGAGTATGACtttggaaaaaaattttttttttcatttcttaattATGTTATCCAGTCTGCTGCAAGCACCACCAGCAATCACTATATGTAAAATTAGCAAAAATTTCTAGCTaaacaccagggccgcccagaggattccaggggcctagGGTCTTCAGCGGCGGAGGACcacgcttcggtggtaatttgtcGGCGTAGGGTCCTTCCGCTATGGGACCTACttccaaagtgccccaaagacccatggtgggggccgaattaccgccgaagcgggacccaccaccaaagtgcagccgggtcttctgcgggaattcggcagcagggagccccctcagcaggtcttcagggcacttcggcggcgggtcccggagcagaagaaccccccccccccggctgctgaattaccaccaaagacacggctgcactttggcggcgggtcccgctttggcggtggGGGGACCTTCCTCCGGGGCATAAGGACCCCACGGcggcgaagaccaggagtggaagaagctccggtgGCCCAGGCCCTGAGAGAGTGTCCCGGGgccacccggagcgagtgaaggtccccGCTCCAGGGGCCACAAAAACCTCTCGTGGGGGCCTGCGtccggagcaaattgccccacttcccacccccagtctttgCAGCCCTGCTATACAGTGAAATTTCCCCCTTGTACTCAAGGTATTATGATTCATAGTGTACATAGATGTCTTTGATAGGCATACACCTTATAATTAATAAATTTTTTGCAAGTAACCAGTTACAGATTAAGTGAAACATGttgcccccaccacagccctggcagaagccacagggctgcaggggaagcccATATGCCCAACCTCATCTCCAGGATACATGCCTGGTGGGGCAGGAGAATCCACAGCACCCTGCTCCTGGTCCCCTAAAGAACCGCAGCATCAAAaaccccactgcagccctgggactggaggagctctcagTTCCTGGTACAGCCATGACATAGGAATAGAGCTTCTCCAGTCCCAGTGCTGTGTGGGAGAGCGGGGTGGTTAGGAAATGAGACAAGGAGTTCTGGGGCAGGCAAAATGGTGGGGAGCCTAGGTGGAACATGGCTGAGATCCCGGTGAAGAGGACGCAAGGGACAGGGCCATAGGTGGTGCTGCGGGTGGACAGGGTGGGTACAGGGAGAACAAttgctgtggcccagggcccCGATAAACCTTAATCATCCTCCGTGCTCCATCTTCTATGATCAACAGAGGGGAAATTGTTCCATTCAGCAAAAGGAAGAAAGGTGGTCGTTGTGCATACCATGAAAGAAGCCCTGCGACTCTTTGAAATGTTTCATGACAGTGCAGTCGGTGGACATCTTGGAATACTCAAAACGAGGAACGTGCTGACATCAAAACACTATTGGCCAGGGATGACAAAAGACATTACCAATTGGGTATGTACAGTAATTAAACGAAATCCTGAGGAATGCTATTTAAAAGTGAAGTAGAAGTTCACAATGAAGAAAAGGAATATAAAATTATATTTGGTGGGCAAATCTTAACTGTGTTCCTTTGGAATACTATTTCCATAACAAAATGTTCATGTCATCATTTTGTTCTATCAAAACCAGGTTGCACAATGCCTGACTTGCCAGAAACAGGGAAAGCAATCAAATCTGGATACCACCTTGAAAAGCATAAAGGTTAATTTTTGATCAAGACACATTATTGTTTATCATTATCCATTATTTCTGAAATACAATGAGGGTTTGTTTTTGAAACGAGTCCAATGCATACAAGTGGTACAGCATAGTGCAGCAATTACTTGTCATGCGACATCTCAGTGGCTGGGGATACTTCTACAGCTTTACTGTAGTATTGTTTTCTATATCCCATTCCTGTACTTCTGTTGGtttgttttccctttctttcttttcctttatcATTTAAAAGTGGGCTTTCATTCGGATTCTATGGCTGTTGTAACCATATTACATTCTGTACTCTCCCTATGACATACGGGTTTTTTGAGAACATTTAGTAATAAACATGTGTAGTATGTCTGTAACTAGTACCCTTATATGTAGGTCACGCGGATCTGGGAATTGTTGGGAATGGATTTAATAGGACCATTACCAACAACAAAGGATGGATACCAGTATATACTGACAGTCATAGATTATCTGTCAAGATGGGTGGAAACCTTTCCACTTAGAAGTAAGTCAGCATTAGAGGTGACAATGAACATACACAAAGTGATTCTTCGACGTGGATGCCCATATCGGATACTGACAGATCTTGGTTCAGAATTCAATAATAAGGTAATGGCTGTTTTTTTCTGGTTATTTGTAATTCTGCAGTAAAACTCACTATGAGGTCACCCATTGATCTCCAACAATCACCATCCTTTATTAATTGTTTTTCCCCAAACTGCTGTTGGTCACCATCAGTATTCCTATACCATTATTATTCTTCATATCTAACATAGAAATGCAAAACTACTGGTTTCAAAAACAAATAACAAAAGATAGTCTATTCCTGTTGCTAATAAAAACATAAAAGTAGAGGCAAATATGCAATGGAACAGTCCTCAACAGAAGCCTATATGCAAGTTAATGGTGTAACTTCTTTTCTTTCAGTTTAACttgtttttttgtgaaaaattgggaATAGAACGTAGCTTCACCAGTCCGTACCACCCACAGACCAATGGCTTGGCTGAGAACGCTAATAAATCCATAAAAAGGTAAGTGATTTTTTGGGAATATTACAGTACTAATGGCAAGTAGACTGTGTTATGCTAGAAGATACAATTCACAGAAAAATCTCCAAAGGAATTGTTACATGGAAAGTCTTTTTCATTCTGTATTACACCTTTTTTATTATGTATGATCTGTTTTAAACAAGACCGTACAtgtgactttctttttttaagcaaTCAAATCAATGTCCCTTTTTTACAGAGCACTGCGGAAGATGGTTGATGACAGTGGGACTAACTGGGATCAATTTCTTGAtcccattttgttttctttgcgaACAAAAGCACACGCAACAACAAAAATTTCACCTTTTCGTCTAATGTTTACTGAAGAACCAGTGTTTCCAACAGACGTCCCAGAGAATTACCCGGTAAGTGTATGTTTTTCCAGCACCTGTCATGTAGACATGGCATTCAGTGTGtcttcattttacaaatacaACCCCTTCTCCATTTGTTTACAAAGATCCCAGATATTAATACATTCGTGGAAGAGTTCTGCAAAGAGTACAGCATAGATATGAAGTCAAGACATGATGCTGACATTGCACTGGCCCTAGGTAACATTGCCAAAGCACAGGAGAAACAACAAAGACTTTATGCTAAAAGAAAGAAATCTAAATACGGAAATAGCATTTGATGTCGGGGACTCTGTTCTATTACTGAACGCTAGAAAGAGAACCAGAAAGGTGGAGTACTGAGTCTAACTATCGGGGACCTTACAAAATTATGAGAATTGAAGGTAAGAGAGTGAAATTACAAACCCTCTCAGGGAAACAGTTACAAAGCATGTACAGTATTGCACACTTAAAACCATTAAAAGAGCCACCAACATTAGCTGCTGAAAGCAAATTAGAGGGAAAAATTGGAACTGAACCTGCAGTTGGTGAGACTGAACCAGAAACACCCACGGAAGGGATTAGAAACGTGGATGGCACTGGATCTCCCGACAGCACAGTGGAAGACACAGAGGTGACAGCAATGGAAGAAGAGGAGTCTAGAGGGCAAGATGTTTCATACAATGATACAAGTGATGCTGATGACAGTTTTGATGACATGTTTACAGAGGATTTGGAAGACAGCCAATGGCTTCAGAAAGGTAACTGGTTCCAGCACCTTTCTTACACAGATTAACATACTTCATAACTGGAACAATATTATAGGTTTTCATGTACAAGGTGGTGGCTTTGAGGGTAGTAAAACAGAGGATAAGTAAAGTATATTACCATGCATATAATATGCgtaatttttttcccctagtcAAATTGGTAATGACCAGCAAACACACAGAGAGACTGGAGGCCAAAGTGAGAAACATTAAATTATATGGCTCCTCCTTTCATTGCCTGAAACCTAGAAGCTGGATAAGTGATGAGGTACAGTTCAGTACCAGTAAACAAGTATTTTGTAATGGGTTTGACTAATCAAATGTCATTGAAATTGTGCTTTTCTTTCATCATGTGTTGTAGGTTATTGATGCATATTTGAGCTGTGTAGTTGAGAAAGCAGATGGAAAGGTAGGCTACTTACTGTGATGATACATGACAGTATACATTGATTCAATAAGTGAACAATCACGGTAATGTGGCACAACATATTTAAGTCCAAATCCCCTTGAAATATCAACAGACACCGGTTATCGCaacatttttttgtattttatgcTTAAAAAAATATAGTATCAGGTATTTGGAGGTGCATATTGGACATACAATAGAGGGCCCCATTAGTTTTGCTGTACAGTTCATTGGGTCCATTAATTGTACACAAGTATGCAAACAGCTTagtcacatttttaaattaagtaagACAGAGCACATTGATTACAAATCATTTACTTTTTATAGGACACTCTTACATATACATATCTGATTTGTAAAACGAAGGATCCCTTGCATGCCTGTCTATGTTAAATTAACTTTGTGCTTGACATGCCACAATTATTAATGCAGTAATAACTTTGTTGACTGTCAACAGGTAGAAGCCATCTCAGCAGTAGTTTCCACTGTCATTCTCTCAGGAAGAGCTACTCAAATGAAAGTGAAGGTAAATGCTGACACACTGTAATACATAGTATGAGAAAAGCTCAGTTTCATTCAGTGAGTAAAACACAGGTTGAAGCAGAAAATACAGTGGTATGTTTGATGTGGCAGAGTAGTCTAATAGTAAGACATGTAATGATTTTGGGAAATACAGTATAACGTACATTTAATGGTTTGCTTCACTGGAAACTATAATTGAAATACTaattttttgatttttaaataaatacagagTGAATTACTTCAAAATGATATATTATTGCTTCCTTACCACACACCAGGTCATTGGGTTATTGCGGTAAGATGTTTTATATTGTACTACAATTTCCCTTGTTGCGGGTTTTCAGTGTGTTCAGTGCATGCTAAGGAAAGAGGAAtgtgaatgttataaaaaatGGCAACTGTCACTTTACATTGTTCATGTATCCTGGAAGAATACATTCCGTAAAGAATTAATTGATTTCACAATATGCTTATATCTTATGTCTTACTGAGACATTACAAACAACAATATGTTAGTAGCATAATGCTTGTTGATAATTCAATAGAAAGTTTTTGAAAACATCTCATGACCAATAAAATTTGTGAATATATTGAAACTTACAGATAGCCTTGATTGGAAAAAAAGGAATTGTTAATAATTGACCCCTTGTGTGATGAGATCAGATATGAAAGGACATGCCTGAGGAATTGGAGGTGATTTATTAGATGCTTGCTTTTACATTTGACattaacttttccattgacatttttttaaagggaatgtaACAACAGTGAGACTAACATCTTCCTGTTAGCGACAAGTAAAAATTGAAACAGCATGCACTTCTACTGAATATGCTTAATGATGGACTTTGAGTGAACTTGTGTgattggtatcagaggggtagccgtgttagtctggttctgtagaagcagcaaagaatcctgtggcaccttatagactaacagacgttttgcagcatgagctttcgtgggtgaatacccacttcttcggatgcaagtagtgatTTGATTCTGGGGAAAGACTTAACATAATGTGGACACGAAACAGTAGCATGTTGCATGTTTGAGAATGTGTTATTATCAACATGGGGCACAGCAAATCAGGTGAGACATTGTGTAAAGTGTGAGACAATAATATGAAAACAAGTGTGTATGTATGTGAGCAGTAAGTCATTCCAATTACtaattgaaaagagagagaatggatttttaTCTATGTCGAGAaaccagagggggggggggggaaagggaaagcagagcTCATTTATGCAGTCTGCTAATGTACTCTCTAAAAATTTCAGAAACTTCATAAAACGATTAACTAGTAAATCCTCATCTGATTGGAACAGTAAAATTGTTCCTCGTCCAAGACAAAGTGATGGCCACAACTGCGGACCACTCATCTTAAAGGTATTGAATAGCAAATTGCCATTAATATTGGTTATGTATGTTTACTTATCCATGTTGAAAGTAAATGACAGAGATTACCAGTGGGCACTGCACCGGTGTCCTTGCCAGGGTGTACGGGGTGCGCTTCTGGCCCCAAGAAGGAATGGGGTCTCCAGTGGAAGGTGCGGTGCTGGGGGGACCAGATTGTACCAGCCAGCCCTTCgtgacagctgctgctgcagtggccaggagcaCCAGGTGCTTGTAAATCACCGTAACCCAGAGGCCCTTTTGGTCACCCACCGTAGGCAGCCCTGCCAGGAGCGTTCAACAGCATTGCTGGACCCTATGGCTGGGCCACTGATGCGGGggagatgggataaagggggcagCACCGTTAAAgcataaagcactgccacagcggTAGTGTAATGTCAGCCATGTACGGGAAGGAACCAGTGGGCAGTTCTTAACGGTACACTAGACTGGCCAACTTTCACCTCTGTTACTTATGTGTATTCTAAATATCTGTGTTGCTAGTTTGCAGAAAtgtatttgcagcacaaagacttCAGTGCGGTAGAAACAACCCAAGGGGCTACTACTGCATTTAGAAGACATATAGCAATTCTTCTAATGAAGGAGTCAGGTAATTACTTTCTTGCGTGTATTGTGGACTCATTAGGCACATGTGAAGATAACATGAAGAGTGGAACTTTGTCACATAGTAGACAGTTATCGTAACACCCCTAAAGTGGGATATCTCACAGGTTTGGTTCTCTAATGGTGACTACGAATCAATAATATCTTTAAGTACACAAAAATTTGAAGGGGGTGAATGATTGCTATTGATCAGTTAaatgaaatttgcatttttagatACAGGTGCAGTAAAGTAAAAATTTGAGAAATTATGattcccaaaaaataaaaaaaagttaaaaccaTTGACTGCATTAAAATATTGACAAGTAATAAATCAAGGTTTGCATTTTCAGTGTTGGTCATACCATATTCATCATTTCATAACGCTATAATTATTTTTTAGAAAGCGTGGAGGACTACTGCATATACTGCAACTGTATCAACTgtgaaaaagaaaatgaggattgcaCGATGGTAAGATAAATAATATTGAATGAGAAATATATGCCATAAACTGGTTAAGGAGCATGATTTCTGTAAAAATTCCACAGCAGTAATCGTTTTCTTCATGCTGATTATCATATATTAGGTAATGCTCTCATGTGGAAGGAATAGCATGAGTGAAT
This genomic interval carries:
- the LOC120405623 gene encoding transcription factor BYE1-like encodes the protein MYLQHKDFSAVETTQGATTAFRRHIAILLMKESESVEDYCIYCNCINCEKENEDCTMVQCDSCKRWAHIPCIAEGTNQENLKDEKKEYNCKKCA
- the LOC120405621 gene encoding sentrin-specific protease 1-like isoform X1, whose translation is MRIEGKRVKLQTLSGKQLQSMYSIAHLKPLKEPPTLAAESKLEGKIGTEPAVGETEPETPTEGIRNVDGTGSPDSTVEDTEVTAMEEEESRGQDVSYNDTSDADDSFDDMFTEDLEDSQWLQKVKLVMTSKHTERLEAKVRNIKLYGSSFHCLKPRSWISDEVIDAYLSCVVEKADGKVEAISAVVSTVILSGRATQMKVKSELLQNDILLLPYHTPGHWVIAVRCFILYYNFPCCGFSVCSVHAKERGM
- the LOC120405621 gene encoding uncharacterized protein LOC120405621 isoform X2 translates to MRIEGKRVKLQTLSGKQLQSMYSIAHLKPLKEPPTLAAESKLEGKIGTEPAVGETEPETPTEGIRNVDGTGSPDSTVEDTEVTAMEEEESRGQDVSYNDTSDADDSFDDMFTEDLEDSQWLQKVKLVMTSKHTERLEAKVRNIKLYGSSFHCLKPRSWISDEVIDAYLSCVVEKADGKVEAISAVVSTVILSGRATQMKVKVNADTL